Proteins encoded by one window of Primulina huaijiensis isolate GDHJ02 chromosome 1, ASM1229523v2, whole genome shotgun sequence:
- the LOC140989281 gene encoding pectinesterase inhibitor 6-like has translation MMLAHLKVPFSLSEQLAWILMLSCCLGSQEEIGNNYTEDACSIAPYRDLCIHSLASFSNKAKQDPGKWARAGVSVTIGETKKVAGSLAKLKRNGNGRVARGRNRMAVSDCVECFQDALDNLHESLDVLRNLSIVQFGSQMEDVTTWVSAALTDEDTCLDGFDQAKGKHLVTVLLCVSKVSYMTSNALALVNKLATTGPGYLTDDLNHRRRR, from the coding sequence ATGATGTTGGCACATTTAAAAGTACCCTTTTCGCTGTCGGAGCAACTAGCATGGATACTCATGCTTTCATGCTGTTTGGGATCCCAAGAAGAAATTGGGAATAACTACACTGAAGATGCGTGTAGCATAGCACCGTATCGTGATCTTTGCATCCATTCTCTTGCATCCTTTTCGAATAAAGCAAAACAGGACCCTGGTAAATGGGCTCGTGCAGGCGTTTCCGTGACCATTGGAGAAACCAAGAAAGTTGCCGGGTCCTTGGCAAAATTGAAGAGAAATGGAAATGGACGTGTGGCAAGAGGAAGAAACAGGATGGCTGTTTCAGACTGCGTTGAATGCTTCCAAGATGCGCTGGATAATCTTCATGAATCGCTCGACGTGCTGAGAAACCTTAGTATTGTGCAGTTCGGTTCTCAGATGGAGGATGTGACTACTTGGGTAAGTGCTGCTCTTACTGATGAAGATACTTGTTTGGATGGATTTGACCAAGCAAAAGGAAAACACCTTGTTACTGTGCTACTCTGCGTATCGAAAGTAAGTTACATGACTAGTAATGCTCTGGCCCTTGTTAACAAACTGGCAACCACGGGTCCAGGATACTTAACCGATGATTTGAATCACAGGAGGAGGAGGtag
- the LOC140989257 gene encoding large ribosomal subunit protein eL18y-like produces the protein MGIDLVAGGKCKKTKRTAPKSNDIYLNLLVKLYRFLVRRTGSSFDAVVLKRLFMSKVNKAPLSLSRLTAHMKGKEDKIAVLVGTVTDDPRIHEIPAIKVTALRFTETARARIEKAGGECLTFDQLALRAPLGQNTVLLRGPTKAREAVKHFGPAPGVPHSHTKPYVRAKGRKFERARGRRNSKGFRV, from the exons ATG GGTATCGATTTGGTCGCCGGAGGTAAGTGCAAGAAGACCAAGCGCACGGCTCCTAAGTCCAATGATATATACCTTAATCTCCTTGTCAAG TTGTATCGGTTTCTGGTACGGAGGACCGGGAGCAGCTTCGACGCGGTGGTGCTGAAGCGGCTCTTCATGAGTAAGGTCAACAAGGCCCCGCTCTCTCTATCCCGTCTGACAGCTCACATGAAGGGCAAG GAGGACAagattgcagttcttgtggggACAGTTACTGATGATCCTCGGATACATGAAATCCCAGCTATAAAGGTGACTGCCCTGAGGTTTACGGAGACTGCGAGGGCTAGGATCGAGAAGGCGGGAGGAGAATGTTTGACTTTTGATCAACTTGCTCTTAGAGCCCCTCTTGGCCAGAATACG GTACTCCTGAGGGGCCCTACTAAGGCTCGAGAAGCAGTCAAACACTTTGGTCCAGCTCCTGGTGTACCACACAGCCACACCAAACCTTATGTTCGAGCCAAGGGAAGGAAGTTTGAGCGGGCAAGAGGTAGAAGAAATAGCAAGGGATTTAGAGTTTAA
- the LOC140989289 gene encoding beta-glucosidase 10-like isoform X3 codes for MYTSAMPYAKGCVVGARHVCSSRVMCGLSFNTLCLLFAVALAAAVGVLGADQYNRADFPADFVFGSGTAAYQYEGAAFEDGRTPGIWDTFSHSDRYDGANGDVTCDGYHKYKEDIKLMSDMGLEAFRISISWSRLIPNGRGSVNPLGLRFYNNFINELISHGIQPHVVLHHADLPQVLEDEYDGWISRKIVKDFTAYADVCFREFGDRVLYWTTVNEANIFVIGGYDQGLIPPGRCSIPFSNLCSKGNSTTEPYLVGHNILLAHSAVVKLYKEKYKATQKGYIGFNIYNIWMVPYSNSKEDVIATQRANDFYTGWLLDPLIFGDYPEIVKKNAGTRIPAFTKDELEQIKGAIDFIGVNHYTTIFVKDYPAALQTANRDLIADIAVELKMVVEKKPPLPLPDEYAVRPWGLYGLLEYLKQVYGNPPVYVHENGQKTKRNQTLDDTTRVDYLHGYIGATLDALRNGSNTKGYFAWSLLDCLELLDGFDSSFGMCYVDLDDKDLKRYPKLSARWYSNFLNGKSILPRNITKLGDNSSVFL; via the exons ATGTACACAAGTGCTATGCCATACGCAAAAGGCTGTGTAGTTGGAGCGAGACACGTCTGTTCTTCACGAGTTATGTGCGGATTGAGCTTTAATACGTTGTGTTTGCTGTTTGCGGTGGCACTTGCCGCTGCAGTCGGGGTCCTCGGTGCTGATCAGTACAATAGAGCTGATTTTCCGGCGGACTTCGTTTTCGGTTCTGGAACTGCAGCTTACCAA TACGAGGGTGCAGCATTTGAGGATGGAAGAACCCCAGGCATTTGGGACACCTTTTCTCATTCTG ATCGCTATGATGGAGCCAATGGTGACGTAACATGTGATGGATATCACAAGTACAAG GAAGATATAAAATTGATGTCTGACATGGGTTTGGAAGCTTTTAGAATCTCCATATCATGGTCAAGACTCATTCCCA ATGGAAGAGGATCAGTAAATCCTCTGGGATTGCGATTCTATAATAACTTCATCAATGAACTAATAAGCCATG GAATCCAACCACATGTTGTTTTGCATCATGCTGATCTCCCACAAGTTCTTGAAGACGAGTATGATGGATGGATCAGCAGAAAGATAGT GAAGGACTTCACCGCCTATGCTGATGTATGTTTCAGGGAATTTGGTGACAGGGTTTTGTACTGGACCACAGTTAATGAAGCCAATATATTTGTGATTGGCGGTTATGACCAAGGGCTTATCCCCCCAGGACGGTGTTCAATCCCGTTCTCAAATCTTTGTTCAAAGGGTAATTCCACTACTGAACCATATCTTGTGGGGCATAATATCTTGCTGGCTCATTCAGCTGTTGTGAAACTCTATAAGGAAAAGTACAAG GCCACACAGAAAGGTTATATTGGATTTAACATCTATAACATATGGATGGTTCCTTACAGCAATTCAAAAGAGGATGTAATTGCAACTCAAAGAGCTAATGACTTTTATACGGGTTG GTTACTTGATCCCCTGATTTTTGGAGATTATCCTGAAATAGTAAAAAAGAATGCTGGGACAAGAATTCCAGCTTTCACGAAGGATGAGTTGGAACAAATAAAGGGTGCCATCGACTTTATAGGAGTGAACCACTACACAACCATTTTTGTCAAGGACTACCCGGCCGCCCTTCAAACAGCTAACAGGGATTTAATTGCTGACATTGCAGTTGAGTTAAAAA TGGTTGTAGAGAAAAAACCCCCTCTGCCGCTGCCAGATGAG TATGCTGTGCGTCCTTGGGGTCTTTATGGGCTGCTGGAATATCTAAAACAAGTTTATGGCAACCCCCCTGTATACGTCCACGAAAAtg GTCAGAAGACAAAACGCAATCAAACTTTGGATGACACAACACGGGTTGACTATTTGCATGGTTACATTGGGGCAACGCTTGATGCTCTGAG GAACGGATCAAACACAAAGGGATACTTTGCATGGTCCTTGTTAGATTGTCTAGAATTATTGGATGGCTTCGACTCAAGCTTTGGGATGTGCTATGTAGATTTGGATGACAAAGACTTGAAAAGATATCCGAAGCTTTCTGCTCGTTGGTATTCTAATTTCTTGAATGGGAAGAGCATCTTACCGCGCAATATCACTAAGCTAGGGGATAACTCTTCTGTTTTCCTATAA
- the LOC140989266 gene encoding large ribosomal subunit protein eL22z-like isoform X1, with product MSRGAAAVGAKAGKKKGTSYVIDCSKPVEDKIMEIASLEKFLQERIKVGGKTGALGDSVTVTREKSKITVAADSTFSKRYLKYLTKKYLKKHNVRDWLRVIASNKERNVYELRYFNIAEQEEDEKD from the exons ATGAGTAGAGGTGCGGCTGCTGTGGGGGCGAAGGCCGGGAAGAAGAAGGGCACGAGCTATGTGATCGACTGCTCGAAGCCCGTGGAGGATAAGATTATGGAGATTGCTTCGCTCGAGAAGTTTCTCCAAGAGAGGATCAAGGTCGGGGGCAAGACCGGGGCTCTCGGTGATTCTGTTACGGTTACCCGTGAGAAGAGCAAGATCACCGTCGCAGCCGACAGTACCTTCTCTAAGAG GTATCTCAAGTATTTGACAAAGAAGTACTTGAAGAAGCACAATGTTCGAGATTGGCTTCGGGTGATAGCTTCCAACAAAGAAAGGAATGTTTACGAATTGCGCTACTTCAACATTGCAGAACAAGAGGAGGATGAAAAAGATTAA
- the LOC140989289 gene encoding beta-glucosidase 10-like isoform X1: MYTSAMPYAKGCVVGARHVCSSRVMCGLSFNTLCLLFAVALAAAVGVLGADQYNRADFPADFVFGSGTAAYQYEGAAFEDGRTPGIWDTFSHSDRYDGANGDVTCDGYHKYKEDIKLMSEMGLEAFRFSVSWPRLIPDGRGPVNPMGLQFYNNFIDELIRHGIQPHVTLHHHDLPQALEDEYGGWISRKIVKDFTAYADVCFREFGDRVLHWTTVNEANIFALGGYDIGIIPPGRCSMPFSNACSGGNSSTEPYIVGHNILLAHSATATLYKKKYKVTQKGYIGFSIYNMWMVPYTSTKEDVIATERAIDYFIGWLINPLIFGDYPEIVKKNAGTRIPAFTENESKQVKDSIDFVGVNHYMTTFVKDNPSYLPMDNRDLLADMAIQLIYEKGDTPPDQVKFKRQFFRYRSDLLCLTLQYRLEPFVLAQFPVMPWGLYGLLEYLKQVYGNPPVYVQENGQTTRRNGTLEDSSRVEYLHAYIGSVLDAVRNGSDTKGYFVWTLCDCLELLNGFDSGFGMYYVDLNDKDLKRYEKLSGRWYTNFLKGKSTWPQEITPSRDKLSSTFLTS, translated from the exons ATGTACACAAGTGCTATGCCATACGCAAAAGGCTGTGTAGTTGGAGCGAGACACGTCTGTTCTTCACGAGTTATGTGCGGATTGAGCTTTAATACGTTGTGTTTGCTGTTTGCGGTGGCACTTGCCGCTGCAGTCGGGGTCCTCGGTGCTGATCAGTACAATAGAGCTGATTTTCCGGCGGACTTCGTTTTCGGTTCTGGAACTGCAGCTTACCAA TACGAGGGTGCAGCATTTGAGGATGGAAGAACCCCAGGCATTTGGGACACCTTTTCTCATTCTG ATCGCTATGATGGAGCCAATGGTGACGTAACATGTGATGGATATCACAAGTACAAG GAAGATATAAAATTGATGTCTGAAATGGGTTTGGAGGCTTTTAGATTCTCTGTTTCATGGCCAAGACTGATTCCTG ATGGAAGAGGGCCTGTAAATCCAATGGGATTGCAATTCTATAATAACTTCATTGATGAACTAATAAGACATG GAATCCAACCACATGTTACTTTGCATCACCATGACCTGCCACAAGCACTTGAAGATGAGTATGGGGGATGGATTAGTAGAAAGATTGT GAAGGACTTCACAGCATATGCTGATGTGTGTTTCAGGGAATTTGGTGACAGGGTTTTGCACTGGACCACTGTTAATGAAGCCAATATATTTGCTTTGGGTGGTTATGATATAGGAATAATCCCCCCTGGACGTTGTTCAATGCCATTCTCGAATGCTTGTTCTGGGGGTAATTCCTCTACTGAACCATATATTGTGGGGCATAATATCTTACTGGCTCATTCAGCCACTGCAACACTGTATAAGAAAAAATACAAG GTCACTCAAAAAGGTTACATTGGATTTAGCATCTATAATATGTGGATGGTTCCTTACACGAGTACAAAAGAAGATGTAATTGCAACAGAAAGAgctattgattattttatcggTTG GTTAATTAATCCTTTGATTTTTGGAGACTACCCTGagatagtaaaaaaaaatgctGGGACAAGAATTCCAGCCTTCACAGAGAATGAATCGAAGCAGGTAAAGGATTCCATTGACTTCGTTGGAGTGAATCACTACATGACTACTTTTGTCAAGGACAATCCCAGCTACCTACCAATGGATAACAGGGATTTACTTGCTGACATGGCAATACAACTAATAT ATGAAAAGGGTGATACTCCACCTGATCAGGTGAAATTCAAAAGACAATTTTTTCGATATCGGTCTGATCTTTTGTGCTTAACTTTACAATACAGATTGGAACCTTTTGTTTTGGCACAGTTTCCGGTAATGCCTTGGGGTCTATATGGACTTCTGGAGTATCTTAAACAAGTTTATGGCAATCCTCCTGTTTATGTCCAAGAAAATG GTCAGACAACCCGACGCAATGGAACTTTAGAAGACTCATCAAGGGTTGAATATTTGCATGCTTACATTGGGAGTGTGCTTGATGCTGTGAG GAATGGATCAGACACAAAGGGTTATTTCGTGTGGACACTCTGCGATTGTCTGGAGTTGCTAAATGGATTTGATTCCGGCTTCGGGATGTATTATGTAGATTTGAATGACAAGGATCTGAAAAGATACGAGAAGCTTTCTGGTCGTTGGTATACAAATTTCTTGAAGGGGAAGAGCACCTGGCCACAAGAAATTACTCCATCACGGGACAAGCTATCTAGTACTTTTCTAACATCATGA
- the LOC140972950 gene encoding UDP-glucuronic acid decarboxylase 4-like — protein sequence MASDLIFPGSGAYSPKPCLTVTSPFRYVLREQRLLFVFVGMAISACMCALRKEHLTVYGDGKQTRSFQFVSDLVEGLMRLMEGEHVGPFNLGNPGEFTMLELAKVVQDTNDSSAKIEFRPNTEDDPHKRKPDITKAKEQLGWEPKVSLHEGLPMMVSDFRQRIFGDHRENGGKIFRENKEDGGRISDEHKKNYVS from the exons ATGGCGTCTGACTTGATTTTCCCAGGGAGTGGCGCCTACTCGCCGAAGCCCTGTCTCACCGTAACCAGCCCATTTCGCTACGTGTTGCGCGAGCAACGCTTGCTGTTCGTCTTCGTCGGCATGGCAATCTCCGCGTGTATGTGt GCTTTGAGGAAGGAACATTTGACTGTTTATGGTGATGGGAAGCAAACCAGAAGTTTTCAGTTTGTGTCTGATTTG GTGGAAGGGCTCATGCGACTGATGGAAGGTGAGCATGTTGGACCCTTCAATCTTGGTAACCCTGGTGAATTCACCATGCTTGAACTTGCCAAG GTGGTTCAAGATACCAATGATTCAAGTGCGAAGATAGAATTCAGGCCAAACACAGAAGACGATCCTCACAAGAGGAAACCAGATATTACCAAGGCAAAAGAGCAGCTTGGATGGGAGCCTAAAGTGTCGTTGCACGAGGGATTACCTATGATGGTCTCGGACTTCAGGCAGCGTATATTTGGGGACCACAGAGAAAATGGAGGAAAAATATTTAGAGAAAACAAAGAAGACGGAGGAAGAATCTCCGacgaacacaaaaaaaattatgtttcctAA
- the LOC140989266 gene encoding large ribosomal subunit protein eL22z-like isoform X2: MSRGAAAVGAKAGKKKGTSYVIDCSKPVEDKIMEIASLEKFLQERIKVGGKTGALGDSVTVTREKSKITVAADSTFSKRYLKYLTKKYLKKPVIEQKI, from the exons ATGAGTAGAGGTGCGGCTGCTGTGGGGGCGAAGGCCGGGAAGAAGAAGGGCACGAGCTATGTGATCGACTGCTCGAAGCCCGTGGAGGATAAGATTATGGAGATTGCTTCGCTCGAGAAGTTTCTCCAAGAGAGGATCAAGGTCGGGGGCAAGACCGGGGCTCTCGGTGATTCTGTTACGGTTACCCGTGAGAAGAGCAAGATCACCGTCGCAGCCGACAGTACCTTCTCTAAGAG GTATCTCAAGTATTTGACAAAGAAGTACTTGAAGAAGCCAGTAATTGAACAGAAAATCTAA
- the LOC140989289 gene encoding beta-glucosidase 10-like isoform X2 produces the protein MIGLCSARLFLVLAAAFEVVAVLAADQYSRADFPADFVFGSGSSAYQYEGAAFEDGRTPSIWDTFSHSDRSHGASGDVTCDGYHKYKEDIKLMSEMGLEAFRFSVSWPRLIPDGRGPVNPMGLQFYNNFIDELIRHGIQPHVTLHHHDLPQALEDEYGGWISRKIVKDFTAYADVCFREFGDRVLHWTTVNEANIFALGGYDIGIIPPGRCSMPFSNACSGGNSSTEPYIVGHNILLAHSATATLYKKKYKVTQKGYIGFSIYNMWMVPYTSTKEDVIATERAIDYFIGWLINPLIFGDYPEIVKKNAGTRIPAFTENESKQVKDSIDFVGVNHYMTTFVKDNPSYLPMDNRDLLADMAIQLIYEKGDTPPDQVKFKRQFFRYRSDLLCLTLQYRLEPFVLAQFPVMPWGLYGLLEYLKQVYGNPPVYVQENGQTTRRNGTLEDSSRVEYLHAYIGSVLDAVRNGSDTKGYFVWTLCDCLELLNGFDSGFGMYYVDLNDKDLKRYEKLSGRWYTNFLKGKSTWPQEITPSRDKLSSTFLTS, from the exons ATGATTGGATTATGTTCTGCTCGGTTGTTTTTAGTGCTCGCGGCGGCGTTTGAAGTGGTGGCGGTTCTCGCCGCTGATCAATATAGTAGAGCTGACTTCCCGGCGGACTTCGTTTTTGGCTCTGGATCTTCAGCTTATCAA TACGAGGGGGCAGCGTTTGAGGATGGAAGAACGCCTAGCATTTGGGACACCTTTTCACATTCTG ATCGTTCACATGGGGCCAGTGGAGACGTTACATGTGATGGATATCACAAGTACAAG GAAGATATAAAATTGATGTCTGAAATGGGTTTGGAGGCTTTTAGATTCTCTGTTTCATGGCCAAGACTGATTCCTG ATGGAAGAGGGCCTGTAAATCCAATGGGATTGCAATTCTATAATAACTTCATTGATGAACTAATAAGACATG GAATCCAACCACATGTTACTTTGCATCACCATGACCTGCCACAAGCACTTGAAGATGAGTATGGGGGATGGATTAGTAGAAAGATTGT GAAGGACTTCACAGCATATGCTGATGTGTGTTTCAGGGAATTTGGTGACAGGGTTTTGCACTGGACCACTGTTAATGAAGCCAATATATTTGCTTTGGGTGGTTATGATATAGGAATAATCCCCCCTGGACGTTGTTCAATGCCATTCTCGAATGCTTGTTCTGGGGGTAATTCCTCTACTGAACCATATATTGTGGGGCATAATATCTTACTGGCTCATTCAGCCACTGCAACACTGTATAAGAAAAAATACAAG GTCACTCAAAAAGGTTACATTGGATTTAGCATCTATAATATGTGGATGGTTCCTTACACGAGTACAAAAGAAGATGTAATTGCAACAGAAAGAgctattgattattttatcggTTG GTTAATTAATCCTTTGATTTTTGGAGACTACCCTGagatagtaaaaaaaaatgctGGGACAAGAATTCCAGCCTTCACAGAGAATGAATCGAAGCAGGTAAAGGATTCCATTGACTTCGTTGGAGTGAATCACTACATGACTACTTTTGTCAAGGACAATCCCAGCTACCTACCAATGGATAACAGGGATTTACTTGCTGACATGGCAATACAACTAATAT ATGAAAAGGGTGATACTCCACCTGATCAGGTGAAATTCAAAAGACAATTTTTTCGATATCGGTCTGATCTTTTGTGCTTAACTTTACAATACAGATTGGAACCTTTTGTTTTGGCACAGTTTCCGGTAATGCCTTGGGGTCTATATGGACTTCTGGAGTATCTTAAACAAGTTTATGGCAATCCTCCTGTTTATGTCCAAGAAAATG GTCAGACAACCCGACGCAATGGAACTTTAGAAGACTCATCAAGGGTTGAATATTTGCATGCTTACATTGGGAGTGTGCTTGATGCTGTGAG GAATGGATCAGACACAAAGGGTTATTTCGTGTGGACACTCTGCGATTGTCTGGAGTTGCTAAATGGATTTGATTCCGGCTTCGGGATGTATTATGTAGATTTGAATGACAAGGATCTGAAAAGATACGAGAAGCTTTCTGGTCGTTGGTATACAAATTTCTTGAAGGGGAAGAGCACCTGGCCACAAGAAATTACTCCATCACGGGACAAGCTATCTAGTACTTTTCTAACATCATGA
- the LOC140989289 gene encoding beta-glucosidase 10-like isoform X4: MSEMGLEAFRFSVSWPRLIPDGRGPVNPMGLQFYNNFIDELIRHGIQPHVTLHHHDLPQALEDEYGGWISRKIVKDFTAYADVCFREFGDRVLHWTTVNEANIFALGGYDIGIIPPGRCSMPFSNACSGGNSSTEPYIVGHNILLAHSATATLYKKKYKVTQKGYIGFSIYNMWMVPYTSTKEDVIATERAIDYFIGWLINPLIFGDYPEIVKKNAGTRIPAFTENESKQVKDSIDFVGVNHYMTTFVKDNPSYLPMDNRDLLADMAIQLIYEKGDTPPDQVKFKRQFFRYRSDLLCLTLQYRLEPFVLAQFPVMPWGLYGLLEYLKQVYGNPPVYVQENGQTTRRNGTLEDSSRVEYLHAYIGSVLDAVRNGSDTKGYFVWTLCDCLELLNGFDSGFGMYYVDLNDKDLKRYEKLSGRWYTNFLKGKSTWPQEITPSRDKLSSTFLTS; encoded by the exons ATGTCTGAAATGGGTTTGGAGGCTTTTAGATTCTCTGTTTCATGGCCAAGACTGATTCCTG ATGGAAGAGGGCCTGTAAATCCAATGGGATTGCAATTCTATAATAACTTCATTGATGAACTAATAAGACATG GAATCCAACCACATGTTACTTTGCATCACCATGACCTGCCACAAGCACTTGAAGATGAGTATGGGGGATGGATTAGTAGAAAGATTGT GAAGGACTTCACAGCATATGCTGATGTGTGTTTCAGGGAATTTGGTGACAGGGTTTTGCACTGGACCACTGTTAATGAAGCCAATATATTTGCTTTGGGTGGTTATGATATAGGAATAATCCCCCCTGGACGTTGTTCAATGCCATTCTCGAATGCTTGTTCTGGGGGTAATTCCTCTACTGAACCATATATTGTGGGGCATAATATCTTACTGGCTCATTCAGCCACTGCAACACTGTATAAGAAAAAATACAAG GTCACTCAAAAAGGTTACATTGGATTTAGCATCTATAATATGTGGATGGTTCCTTACACGAGTACAAAAGAAGATGTAATTGCAACAGAAAGAgctattgattattttatcggTTG GTTAATTAATCCTTTGATTTTTGGAGACTACCCTGagatagtaaaaaaaaatgctGGGACAAGAATTCCAGCCTTCACAGAGAATGAATCGAAGCAGGTAAAGGATTCCATTGACTTCGTTGGAGTGAATCACTACATGACTACTTTTGTCAAGGACAATCCCAGCTACCTACCAATGGATAACAGGGATTTACTTGCTGACATGGCAATACAACTAATAT ATGAAAAGGGTGATACTCCACCTGATCAGGTGAAATTCAAAAGACAATTTTTTCGATATCGGTCTGATCTTTTGTGCTTAACTTTACAATACAGATTGGAACCTTTTGTTTTGGCACAGTTTCCGGTAATGCCTTGGGGTCTATATGGACTTCTGGAGTATCTTAAACAAGTTTATGGCAATCCTCCTGTTTATGTCCAAGAAAATG GTCAGACAACCCGACGCAATGGAACTTTAGAAGACTCATCAAGGGTTGAATATTTGCATGCTTACATTGGGAGTGTGCTTGATGCTGTGAG GAATGGATCAGACACAAAGGGTTATTTCGTGTGGACACTCTGCGATTGTCTGGAGTTGCTAAATGGATTTGATTCCGGCTTCGGGATGTATTATGTAGATTTGAATGACAAGGATCTGAAAAGATACGAGAAGCTTTCTGGTCGTTGGTATACAAATTTCTTGAAGGGGAAGAGCACCTGGCCACAAGAAATTACTCCATCACGGGACAAGCTATCTAGTACTTTTCTAACATCATGA
- the LOC140989289 gene encoding beta-glucosidase 10-like isoform X5, translating into MIGLCSARLFLVLAAAFEVVAVLAADQYSRADFPADFVFGSGSSAYQYEGAAFEDGRTPSIWDTFSHSDRSHGASGDVTCDGYHKYKEDIKLMSEMGLEAFRFSVSWPRLIPDGRGPVNPMGLQFYNNFIDELIRHGIQPHVTLHHHDLPQALEDEYGGWISRKIVKDFTAYADVCFREFGDRVLHWTTVNEANIFALGGYDIGIIPPGRCSMPFSNACSGGNSSTEPYIVGHNILLAHSATATLYKKKYKVTQKGYIGFSIYNMWMVPYTSTKEDVIATERAIDYFIGWLINPLIFGDYPEIVKKNAGTRIPAFTENESKQVKDSIDFVGVNHYMTTFVKDNPSYLPMDNRDLLADMAIQLICMTSNFSSSFPVMPWGLYGLLEYLKQVYGNPPVYVQENGQTTRRNGTLEDSSRVEYLHAYIGSVLDAVRNGSDTKGYFVWTLCDCLELLNGFDSGFGMYYVDLNDKDLKRYEKLSGRWYTNFLKGKSTWPQEITPSRDKLSSTFLTS; encoded by the exons ATGATTGGATTATGTTCTGCTCGGTTGTTTTTAGTGCTCGCGGCGGCGTTTGAAGTGGTGGCGGTTCTCGCCGCTGATCAATATAGTAGAGCTGACTTCCCGGCGGACTTCGTTTTTGGCTCTGGATCTTCAGCTTATCAA TACGAGGGGGCAGCGTTTGAGGATGGAAGAACGCCTAGCATTTGGGACACCTTTTCACATTCTG ATCGTTCACATGGGGCCAGTGGAGACGTTACATGTGATGGATATCACAAGTACAAG GAAGATATAAAATTGATGTCTGAAATGGGTTTGGAGGCTTTTAGATTCTCTGTTTCATGGCCAAGACTGATTCCTG ATGGAAGAGGGCCTGTAAATCCAATGGGATTGCAATTCTATAATAACTTCATTGATGAACTAATAAGACATG GAATCCAACCACATGTTACTTTGCATCACCATGACCTGCCACAAGCACTTGAAGATGAGTATGGGGGATGGATTAGTAGAAAGATTGT GAAGGACTTCACAGCATATGCTGATGTGTGTTTCAGGGAATTTGGTGACAGGGTTTTGCACTGGACCACTGTTAATGAAGCCAATATATTTGCTTTGGGTGGTTATGATATAGGAATAATCCCCCCTGGACGTTGTTCAATGCCATTCTCGAATGCTTGTTCTGGGGGTAATTCCTCTACTGAACCATATATTGTGGGGCATAATATCTTACTGGCTCATTCAGCCACTGCAACACTGTATAAGAAAAAATACAAG GTCACTCAAAAAGGTTACATTGGATTTAGCATCTATAATATGTGGATGGTTCCTTACACGAGTACAAAAGAAGATGTAATTGCAACAGAAAGAgctattgattattttatcggTTG GTTAATTAATCCTTTGATTTTTGGAGACTACCCTGagatagtaaaaaaaaatgctGGGACAAGAATTCCAGCCTTCACAGAGAATGAATCGAAGCAGGTAAAGGATTCCATTGACTTCGTTGGAGTGAATCACTACATGACTACTTTTGTCAAGGACAATCCCAGCTACCTACCAATGGATAACAGGGATTTACTTGCTGACATGGCAATACAACTAATATGTATGACTTCCAATTTTTCCTCAAGT TTTCCGGTAATGCCTTGGGGTCTATATGGACTTCTGGAGTATCTTAAACAAGTTTATGGCAATCCTCCTGTTTATGTCCAAGAAAATG GTCAGACAACCCGACGCAATGGAACTTTAGAAGACTCATCAAGGGTTGAATATTTGCATGCTTACATTGGGAGTGTGCTTGATGCTGTGAG GAATGGATCAGACACAAAGGGTTATTTCGTGTGGACACTCTGCGATTGTCTGGAGTTGCTAAATGGATTTGATTCCGGCTTCGGGATGTATTATGTAGATTTGAATGACAAGGATCTGAAAAGATACGAGAAGCTTTCTGGTCGTTGGTATACAAATTTCTTGAAGGGGAAGAGCACCTGGCCACAAGAAATTACTCCATCACGGGACAAGCTATCTAGTACTTTTCTAACATCATGA